Proteins from one Neodiprion fabricii isolate iyNeoFabr1 chromosome 5, iyNeoFabr1.1, whole genome shotgun sequence genomic window:
- the LOC124182648 gene encoding run domain Beclin-1-interacting and cysteine-rich domain-containing protein: protein MISLLRTGMLAGIKRDIFIKESLQQQLNASVIEMQGFVEGQEKPQVENCEEANMLCFIIEALFLHGLKDTLLNRVTEALSGPDFDAMPQPSFWGPLLVLSHRQIIDQIQGLTQITTEVGYCRAWIRLALNDGLLSSYFASIRRDNSVLKPYYNRSAFLRDPDLAHVAQRLIESIDHIPFHLACNTSLLNIWSNTPLHMAAIWSPTLKSCPVSSAVDIAKTINSERTLTDNFDEIESVSSIGSLDSLNKFSITSKDEMRKIKLGKEKRFRSGVETSNTTVQTKETSEKASEEEEQEKEQEEEQEVVVRRKIENGITLDSGIDTERENGSREDLREEEAAVEPELANDAAATGGNSLIGRLGWSTSIEDFESSLTTSAISGSSDVDASHTPADARPYDALIRSYNQGACYAATADSSEFPNNCLSRVSQQDNSGVKPKSLEEAKEADLQSFNQQLGKLSREKGLDTQNYSCMSCDHPIGMSFSKAWVCGFTGEYYCTNCMAEEEFLIPSRVIHNWDLKRYPVSQKAARYLNDCPALLDLKVINPRIYMVVDDIAQLQSLRIQLNLLRAYLFTCREPVIESLQKKVAPRDYLYEHVHQYSVSDLADIPNGIMAQQLQKVVEFARNHVTNCWLCSQKGFICEVCDNPKVIYPFDMSSTYRCAACNAVFHIDCMNASHPCPKCERRRKRMDLPLLDLGSTDMQTVSETPGIMASS from the exons atgatttcgCTGCTCAGAACTGGGATGTTGGCGGGGATCAAAAGAGACATATTTATAAAAGAGTCTTTGCAACAGCAACTGAATGCGAGCGTCATAGAAATGCAAGGCTTTGTCGAGGGGCAGGAAAAGCCTCAAGTGGAAAATTGCGAGGAGGCAAATATGCTGTGCTTCATTATAGAAGCATTGTTCTTGCACGGGCTAAAAGACACTCTTCTGAATCGTGTGACAGAGGCCTTGAGTGGTCCAGACTTTGACGCTATGCCACAGCCGAGCTTCTGGGGGCCACTGCTTGTTTTATCGCACAGACAAATTATTGATCAAATTCAAGGACTTACGCAAATTACAACTGAGGTTGGTTACTGTAGAGCATGGATCCGCTTGGCATTGAATGATGGACTCTTGTCCAGCTACTTTGCATCGATACGCAGAGACAATTCCGTTCTGAAACCATACTATAACCGTTCTGCCTTTTTGAGGGATCCCGACCTGGCACATGTAGCTCAGAGACTGATCGAAAGTATCGATCACATCCCTTTTCATCTTGCCTGCAATACCAGCTTATTGAACATCTGGTCAAATACGCCATTGCACATGGCTGCCATTTGGTCCCCCACATTGAAGTCTTGTCCAGTTTCTTCGGCAGTTGACATAGCCAAGACTATCAACAGCGAACGTACCCTAACTGACAATTTTGACGAAATTGAATCGGTAAGCTCTATAGGGAGTCTTGATTCGCTGAACAAGTTTAGTATCACGAGCAAAGATGAGATGCGGAAGATTAAACTGGGAAAAGAAAAGCGTTTTAGGTCTGGTGTTGAGACTTCGAATACCACGGTTCAGACAAAGGAGACAAGCGAAAAAGCtagtgaagaagaagaacaagaaaaagaacaagaagaagaacaagaagtaGTGGtacggagaaaaattgaaaatgggaTAACACTAGATTCCGGTATTGATACTGAGCGTGAAAATGGAAGCAGAGAGGACCTACGGGAAGAGGAGGCAGCTGTAGAACCCGAACTAGCAAATGACGCTGCTGCGACAGGCGGCAATTCTTTAATCGGTCGATTAGGGTGGTCTACTTCTATTGAGGACTTTGAGTCTTCGCTAACTACTTCTGCAATATCCGGAAGCTCCGACGTTGACGCTTCTCACACTCCCGCTGATGCTCGGCCCTATGATGCTTTGATACGGAGCTATAATCAAGGGGCATGCTACGCAGCTACTGCAGACTCTAGTGAGTTTCCCAATAATTGCCTGAGTAGAGTATCGCAACAGGATAATTCAGGTGTGAAGCCGAAGTCATTGGAAGAGGCAAAG GAGGCTGATTTGCAGTCATTTAATCAGCAGCTGGGGAAATTGAGCCGTGAAAAGGGACTGGACACTCAGAATTACAGTTGCATGAGCTGCGACCATCCGATAGGCATGTCCTTTTCTAAGGCATGGGTTTGCGGATTCACAGGGGAGTATTATTGCACCAACTGCATGGCAGAAGAAGAGTTCCTAATTCCATCGCGTGTTATTCATAACTGGGATCTCAAACGTTATCCGGTTTCCCAAAAGGCTGCTCGATACTTGAATGACTGTCCTGCCCTACTTGACCTCAAGGTGATCAATCCTAGGATATACATGGTGGTCGACGACATCGCCCAGCTGCAGTCCCTGAGAATTCAATTGAATCTGCTCCGTGCCTACCTCTTCACGTGTCGCGAACCTGTCATAGAATCTCTCCAAAAAAAGGTTGCGCCGAGAGATTACTTGTACGAACATGTTCACCAGTACTCTGTTTCTGACCTGGCAGACATACCAAATGGCATAATGGCTCAACAACTTCAGAAAGTCGTCGAATTCGCCAGGAATCATGTAACCAATTGTTGGCTCTGCAGCCAGAAAGGATTTATATGCGAAGTCTGTGACAATCCTAAAGTAATTTACCCATTCGACATGAGCTCAACTTACAGA tgCGCTGCTTGCAATGCTGTCTTTCACATTGACTGCATGAACGCGAGTCATCCTTGCCCAAAGTGTGAGCGTAGACGGAAACGCATGGACCTTCCACTGCTAGACTTGGGCAGCACAGACATGCAGACTGTGTCTGAAACACCTGGGATAATGGCTTCaagttaa
- the LOC124182647 gene encoding serine/threonine-protein kinase PLK1-like: MSAGTSAVNHGAFRSVVDDFRRAELQPTGAMHRSGNNKHSGASWASSGEMRLRHGSSEAGYSGQALGLFASVSSPAGLTIVAPETRLGEVNGMIKANSSSSVTTENSCSSSAPTSEDIGNHLHSTTTRTRTRSATTPSSRAGSNDNTLSNADFSTGSVLLSPRPTPYASPPLSLSTVDGAPSANTSRNAVAGPTRPNSTPRKPSLSNSVGPGSPGSPGSLPVNEGPSTSSWNNSGDQESEYVVDPVNGNTYYKGQFLGKGGFGRVYLLTDAASGNQYACKIIPKNRMQKIHLQKIAREIMIHKKLTHVNVVQMYHYFEDNLNAYMLLEACPRKSLMHVLKYRGRVTEPEARYYMKQMVDGVMYIHSQKVVHRDLKPGNMFLSEHMIVKIGDFGLATSPDGQRRRVTICGTPNYIAPEVLYKQAYSYEADVWALGCILYALLVGQPPFESSQLKETYARICNNQYKEVDDSIATQNGQDLIHWLLQPSPKLRPSLDRVKEHDYLTKEYVPVALPHTCCYQMPPPHVIIPPTASQVSHAEGLTHSVSAMTIQKSSVKDVKVNWLAKKLPKLPRFKHRLSAILCPSNKKGDIVMQSTQMHKAMEICLAEIACACTAKNPPTVDDVMPLFVTKWIDYSNKYGLGFQLSDKSVGVLFNDSTKMSYTHDRRRVEYMTTDDEITRYNREKDVSVPLQKKLALLRYFTRYMDDYLTEGGEVREPCESRQTRAACVPRMKRWLRTDKAIVMELTIPLLQVNFFRDHTKMVVSQESQGKGYLVTYIDASRQATSYWLKDLCEFGCTADLYERLHYVCKVSREFAEMDQNMTP, from the exons ATGTCCGCGGGTACGTCGGCGGTCAATCACGGAGCATTTCGCTCCGTCGTTGACGATTTCCGGCGTGCCGAGCTGCAGCCGACAGGTGCGATGCATCGGTCGGGGAACAACAAACACTCGGGAGCTTCGTGGGCGAGCAGCGGCGAGATGAGACTCAGGCACGGATCGTCGGAGGCGGGTTACTCGGGCCAGGCTCTCGGGCTCTTCGCCTCGGTCTCATCGCCCGCCGGTCTGACGATCGTCGCCCCGGAAACGAGGCTCGGTGAAGTCAACGGCATGATCAAGGCCAACAGCAGCTCCTCCGTTACGACCGAAAACTCATGTTCCTCCTCGGCGCCGACCTCCGAGGATATCGGCAACCATCTTcactcgacgacgacgaggacaaGAACCAGGTCCGCCACGACGCCTTCCAGCAGGGCTGGGAGCAACGACAACACCCTGAGCAACGCCGACTTCTCGACGGGCTCGGTCCTTCTCTCGCCTCGTCCAACGCCCTACGCCTCGCCGCCCCTATCCTTATCGACCGTCGACGGCGCGCCCTCGGCTAACACCTCGCGGAATGCGGTGGCGGGGCCGACGCGCCCCAACTCGACACCGCGGAAGCCAAGCCTCTCGAATTCCGTCGGTCCCGGAAGCCCGGGGAGCCCGGGAAGCCTTCCGGTCAACGAGGGGCCGTCGACTTCGTCGTGGAACAACTCGGGCGATCAGGAATCCGAGTACGTCGTCGACCCTGTTAACGGGAACACCTATTACAAGGGGCAGTTTCTAGGCAAG GGAGGCTTCGGGAGAGTTTATCTGCTTACCGATGCAGCGAGCGGTAACCAGTATGCGTGCAAAATCATACCGAAGAATCGAATGCAGAAGATACACCTGCAAAAG atcgcGAGGGAGATAATGATTCACAAGAAATTAACCCACGTAAACGTCGTCCAAATGTACCACTACTTTGAAGACAATCTGAACGCGTACATGTTGCTCGAAGCTTGTCCCAGGAAG AGCTTGATGCACGTACTGAAGTACCGAGGTCGAGTTACCGAACCGGAGGCGCGATACTACATGAAGCAGATGGTCGATGGAGTGATGTACATACACTCGCAGAAGGTTGTGCACCGTGATCTAAAACCAGGGAACATGTTTTTGTCGGAGCACATGATCGTTAAAATTGGAGACTTTGGCCTCGCCACGAGCCCAGACGGTCAACGAAGACGCGT AACAATATGCGGAACGCCAAATTATATTGCACCGGAAGTGCTGTACAAGCAAGCCTACAGCTACGAGGCAGACGTCTGGGCGCTCGGATGCATTCTATACGCTCTTCTGGTCGGTCAGCCGCCTTTCGAATCGTCACAGCTAAAGGAGACCTACGCGAGGATTTGCAACAACCAGTACAAGGAGGTCGATGACTCGATAGCCACACAGAACGGCCAGGACCTAATACACTGGCTGCTCCAACCGAGCCCGAAGCTAAGACCATCGCTTGACCGGGTCAAGGAACACGATTACCTCACCAAGGAATACGTCCCGGTCGCCCTGCCGCACACTTGTTGCTACCAAATGCCGCCACCCCACGTGATCATCCCGCCGACGGCGTCGCAGGTCAGCCACGCCGAGGGTCTAACGCACTCGGTGTCAGCGATGACCATCCAAAAGTCCTCGGTCAAGGATGTGAAGGTCAATTGGCTGGCGAAGAAGCTCCCGAAACTCCCGAGGTTCAAGCACAGGCTCAGCGCCATACTTTGTCCGAGCAACAAGAAAGGGGACATTGTGATGCAGAGCACCCAGATGCACAAGGCGATGGAGATCTGCCTCGCGGAAATCGCCTGCGCCTGCACAGCAAAAAATCCACCGACCGTCGACGACGTTATGCCCCTCTTCGTCACCAAGTGGATTGATTACTCGAACAAGTACGGCCTCGGTTTTCAACTATCCGACAAGTCCGTTGGCGTCCTCTTCAACGACAGTACCAAGATGAGCTACACCCACGACAGAAG GAGAGTTGAGTACATGACTACAGACGACGAGATTACCCGGTACAATAGAGAAAAAGACGTTTCTGTACCCCTGCAGAAAAAACTCGCCTTACTGCGTTACTTCACTCGGTATATGGACGACTATCTCACTGAAG GCGGTGAGGTTAGAGAACCATGCGAGTCGAGGCAAACGAGGGCTGCTTGTGTGCCGCGGATGAAGCGTTGGTTACGCACGGACAAAGCCATAGTGATGGAGCTTACAATCCCCTTGTTGCAAGTCAACTTCTTCCGTGATCACACGAAAATGGTAGTGTCCCAGGAGTCTCAGGGAAAGGGATATCTCGTAACTTACATCGACGCTAGCAGGCAGGCAACGTCGTATTGGCTCAAGGATCTCTGCGAATTCGGATGCACGGCGGATCTATACGAGCGTTTGCACTACGTGTGCAAAGTATCACGTGAGTTTGCGGAAATGGATCAAAACATGACTCCCTGA
- the LOC124182649 gene encoding spindle assembly abnormal protein 6 homolog, which produces MNYLNNIAGGGMIGDPGLQLNNVEILYTRVQRVYIKPQHKEERQRDLRVNVEIHAGISPVCRKSLCVLLSDDDDPCFLYSLFVNDDDFKVLKAQQGLLVDFDNFATQLICLLEQCQIPLSGVAKNPPKFLLLLAEEAGDWTFKLVETNNFKHLCHLSLNIAPSSDTDIKVHMAMKIKQLKENCLRKDKDIGSMETRLNDLTKKLEVQTKELEQIKQKYQADMNQMQIHTSQQISAEKDKLAQATSEFQRLRENEKSELEQRHGETLKQLHTELAELRTRNLALNEKLSLAEASNKEQVNQLQTVGKELSIAQRDLALMRKQNSKLDVDYHERDKMVNNLKTKVAVLEQEIKDKCILLTKHTEMIKTGKEQKQHLEDLIAEKDGQLQRKQNSLKSLTDELVKANEILTKLQNELASIKSKLKLRTSIALEQERLLDTKQKEVGQLDSKMEACSKEAREAKAVAEGLKEQLKALQSQLEEKDKIIKNNDNVISWLNRRLTDNQSSGQTSTIGQPIMVPPSVQLTLPRTSKSFPTRFEARSANSNGPQASVPLTGHLLRNPIVQNPNINQTARTTARNMGVGVTDTTSSLAAFNKTGQITCTSTPLERGNILSKALPSAGVATTTASLPTIAENNNPPLSVGNTRSKSAMGVMQGGLRRAVLDKPLLPSAYFPKSSH; this is translated from the exons ATGAATTATTTGAACAACATTGCGGGGGGTGGGATGATCGGTGATCCTGGTCTCCAACTCAACAATGTCGAGATTCTTTACACGAGAGTTCAAAGGGTTTACATCAAACCTCAGCACAAAGAAGAACGCCAAAGAGACCTTCGTGTCAATGTCGAAATTCATGCTGGAATCAGCCCTGTTTGTCGCAAG AGTTTGTGCGTTCTTCTTTCCGATGACGACGATCCTTGTTTTCTTTATTCGCTGTTCGTGAATGACGATGACTTCAAAGTGCTCAAAGCACAGCAGGGTCTGCTTGTAGACTTTGATAATTTTGCAACACAGCTGATATGCCTTTTGGAGCAATGCCAAATACCTCTTTCCGGTGTTGCGAAAAATCCCCCAAAGTTTCTTCTTCTGCTGGCAGAAGAGGCAGGTGACTGGACTTTTAAGCTCGTTGAAACGAACAACTTCAAGCATCTGTGTCATCTCAGCTTGAACATCGCCCCGTCCAGTGACACGGACATAAAGGTCCATATGGCCATGAAGATAAAACAGCTCAAGGAAAACTGCCTTCGAAAAGACAAAGATATTGGCAGTATGGAAACCAGGCTGAATGACCTGACCAAGAAACTGGAGGTTCAAACCAAGGAACTGGAACAAATTAAGCAAAAATATCAGGCTGACATGAACCAAATGCAGATCCATACCTCGCAACAAATCAGTGCTGAAAAAGACAA ACTCGCACAAGCCACCTCAGAGTTTCAGCGTCTTAGAGAAAATGAGAAGTCTGAGCTAGAACAGAGGCATGGGGAAACACTGAAGCAGCTGCATACAGAGCTTGCTGAGCTGAGGACACGCAATCTTGCATTAAACGAGAAGCTTTCGCTTGCAGAAGCAAGTAACAAGGAGCAGGTAAATCAGCTCCAGACCGTTGGTAAAGAGCTGAGCATAGCTCAGAGAGACTTGGCACTTATGAGAAAACAGAACTCGAAGCTTGACGTTGATTACCATGAAAGGGACAAAATGGTGAACAACCTCAAGACGAAAGTTGCAGTACTTGAACAGGAGATAAAGGATAAATGTATCCTACTTACTAAACACACGGAAATGATAAAAACAGGTAAGGAGCAGAAGCAGCACCTAGAAGATTTGATAGCTGAGAAAGATGGTCAGCTTCAAAGAAAACAGAACTCTTTGAAAAGTCTAACCGACGAGCTGGTCAAAGCTAATGAAATATTAACCAAGCTGCAGAACGAGCTAGCCTCCATTAAGTCAAAGCTCAAGCTCAGAACAAGCATTGCTTTAGAACAGGAACGTCTGCTGGATACTAAGCAAAAAGAAGTTGGACAACTCGATAGCAAAATGGAAGCCTGCTCTAAAGAAGCGAGGGAAGCCAAGGCTGTTGCTGAAGGTCTGAAAGAACAGCTTAAAGCTTTGCAATCACAGttggaagaaaaagataaaataataaaaaataatgacaatg TTATTAGCTGGCTGAACCGACGACTAACCGATAACCAATCGTCTGGACAGACCTCAACAATTGGGCAACCCATAATGGTGCCGCCTTCTGTGCAGTTGACTTTGCCAAGGACGAGCAAGAGCTTCCCCACAAGATTCGAGGCTCGGTCAGCTAATTCCAATGGGCCCCAGGCTAGCGTTCCTCTGACTGGCCACCTCTTGAGAAACCCAATAGTTCAAAATCCGAATATAAATCAAACCGCACGCACAACAGCGAGGAATATGGGTGTAGGGGTTACGGATACAACAAGTAGCTTGGCTGCATTCAACAAAACTGGGCAAATAACATGCACCAGTACGCCGTTGGAGCGAGGAAATATATTGAGCAAAGCTTTGCCCAGTGCTGGAGTTGCTACCACGACGGCGTCATTGCCTACGATTGCGGAGAACAATAATCCTCCCCTTTCCGTTGGGAATACAAGATCTAAGAGTGCAATGGGAGTGATGCAGGGTGGCCTAAGACGAGCAGTTTTGGACAAACCGCTTCTACCATCTGCTTATTTCCCAAAATCTTCGCACTAG